Proteins from one Halovivax limisalsi genomic window:
- a CDS encoding ABC transporter ATP-binding protein encodes MALLEVRDLSVEFYTPAGVVSAVDGLSFEIDAGEKFGVVGESGAGKSVTALSLLRLIDDPGRIVDGEIVFDGRDLLELSEREMRDVRGNRIAMIFQDAQTALNPVYTVGEQIAESIRHHLDYDREAARARAIRLLDDVGIPEAETRYDDYPHEFSGGMQQRAVIAIALSCDPDLLICDEPTTALDVTIEAQILDLIEGLADEYDTAVQLITHDLGVIAKVCDRVLVMYAGKPVEKATVDELYYDPKHPYTVGLMSSIPRVGETSDRLQTIPGTMPDLVELPSGCSFHPRCPYAEEICPRKEPPLADVETGEAAPASRGHTAACLEYTGDLTEGLDYEVHVEERPPDESEPIDDARQDRGGQNG; translated from the coding sequence ATGGCCCTGCTCGAGGTGCGCGATCTCTCCGTCGAGTTCTACACCCCGGCGGGCGTCGTCAGTGCCGTCGACGGCCTCTCCTTCGAGATCGACGCCGGCGAGAAATTCGGCGTCGTCGGCGAGAGCGGCGCCGGCAAGAGCGTCACCGCCCTCTCGCTCCTCCGCCTGATCGACGACCCCGGCCGCATCGTCGACGGCGAGATCGTCTTCGACGGCCGGGACCTGCTCGAGTTGAGCGAGCGCGAGATGCGCGACGTCCGGGGGAATCGCATCGCCATGATCTTCCAGGACGCCCAGACGGCGCTCAACCCGGTCTACACCGTCGGCGAGCAGATCGCCGAGTCGATCCGCCACCACCTCGACTACGACCGCGAGGCCGCCAGGGCCCGGGCGATCCGCCTGCTCGACGACGTCGGCATCCCCGAGGCCGAGACGCGCTACGACGACTACCCCCACGAGTTCTCCGGCGGGATGCAACAGCGCGCGGTCATCGCGATCGCGCTCTCGTGCGATCCCGACCTGCTCATCTGCGACGAGCCGACGACCGCGCTCGACGTCACGATCGAGGCCCAGATCCTCGACCTGATCGAGGGACTGGCCGACGAGTACGATACGGCCGTCCAGCTGATCACCCACGACCTGGGCGTCATCGCGAAGGTCTGCGACCGCGTGCTCGTGATGTACGCGGGCAAGCCGGTCGAGAAGGCGACCGTCGACGAGCTCTACTACGATCCCAAACACCCCTACACCGTCGGGCTGATGAGTTCGATCCCGCGCGTCGGCGAGACGAGCGATCGCCTCCAGACGATTCCGGGGACGATGCCCGACCTCGTCGAACTGCCCTCCGGCTGTAGCTTCCACCCCCGGTGTCCATACGCCGAGGAGATCTGTCCCCGGAAAGAGCCGCCGCTGGCCGACGTCGAGACCGGCGAGGCGGCGCCCGCATCGCGCGGCCACACCGCGGCCTGCCTCGAGTACACCGGCGACCTGACCGAGGGCCTCGACTACGAGGTCCACGTCGAGGAGCGACCCCCGGACGAGTCGGAGCCGATCGACGACGCCCGACAGGATCGGGGTGGGCAGAATGGGTAG
- a CDS encoding ABC transporter permease has product MATERYVPNERGRIRIEGFEPERVIEREPLSDWSEDAGEETLGRWRRALRRFVRNRSAMLGLFVVLVMSLLAIFARPIEVAGVTVQPYAIAPYSPSDIVAFYGSDAGIYAPPSWQHPFGTDETGRDLFTRVLYGGRYSISIGFVVVLLTASFGIVYGSISGYFGGWVDEVLMRFVDLIFAFPGLVLALIIVAMLGGGYWQLVAAFTLVGWASYARIIRGEVLSVKQNEYVLAAKALGARDRSIIFRHVVPNALAPVVVQASLSVGTVVIGVAALGFLGVGFDPGTPEWGTMLDATRETLIAGPTGSIPWWATVFPGLAIFLFVMAMNLIGDGINDALDAQQGGVAVQGGGG; this is encoded by the coding sequence ATGGCTACCGAACGATACGTTCCGAACGAACGCGGCCGGATTCGAATCGAGGGATTCGAGCCGGAACGCGTGATCGAACGCGAACCGCTCTCGGACTGGAGCGAGGACGCCGGCGAGGAGACGCTCGGTCGCTGGCGACGGGCGCTCCGCCGATTCGTCCGCAACCGCAGCGCCATGCTCGGCCTGTTCGTGGTCCTCGTCATGTCGCTGCTGGCGATCTTCGCCCGCCCGATCGAGGTCGCCGGCGTGACCGTCCAGCCCTACGCCATCGCGCCGTACAGCCCCTCGGACATCGTCGCCTTCTACGGCTCGGACGCGGGCATCTACGCGCCGCCCTCGTGGCAGCATCCGTTCGGGACCGACGAGACGGGTCGGGACCTCTTCACGCGGGTGCTCTACGGCGGCCGGTACAGCATCTCGATCGGCTTCGTCGTCGTCCTCCTGACGGCCAGCTTCGGCATCGTCTACGGAAGCATCTCGGGCTACTTCGGCGGGTGGGTCGACGAGGTGCTGATGCGCTTCGTCGACCTCATCTTCGCGTTCCCCGGCCTGGTGCTGGCGCTGATCATCGTCGCCATGCTCGGCGGGGGCTACTGGCAACTCGTCGCCGCGTTCACGCTCGTGGGCTGGGCCTCCTACGCCCGCATCATCCGCGGCGAGGTCCTCTCGGTCAAGCAGAACGAGTACGTCCTCGCGGCGAAGGCGCTGGGCGCGCGCGATCGGTCGATCATCTTCAGACACGTCGTGCCAAACGCCCTCGCCCCGGTCGTCGTCCAGGCCTCGCTCAGCGTCGGCACGGTCGTCATCGGCGTCGCGGCGCTGGGCTTCCTCGGCGTCGGTTTCGACCCGGGCACGCCCGAGTGGGGCACCATGCTCGACGCGACCCGGGAGACGCTCATCGCCGGGCCGACCGGGTCGATCCCCTGGTGGGCGACGGTCTTCCCCGGCCTCGCGATCTTCCTGTTCGTGATGGCGATGAACCTCATCGGCGACGGGATCAACGACGCGCTCGACGCCCAGCAGGGCGGGGTCGCCGTCCAGGGAGGTGGCGGCTGA
- a CDS encoding ABC transporter permease, producing the protein MSLRRFVAKRIVVTIPLLLGVSVVTFALVHLTPGDPVSQMVALNPDITSAQETQIRRQYGLNRPIWVQYVDWLAGVVRGDFGEVIGTNRPVSDIVWARLPETIALGLFGWVFAIVIAIPTGIYAAVNKDQLGDDVSRVIALSGISIPNFWLGLLLILIFAVILGYWPVLAPREPLYHPDMLWYLILPGLTIGTASSAILMRIMRSSMTEQLNRDYVTAARAKGLPERTVVLKHVLRNSLISVATVAAFLTASIISGSVVVEVVFSWPGLGREFITAIQARQIDLILAITLFTGVAIILANLLADIAYALLDPRIRDEY; encoded by the coding sequence ATGAGTCTCAGACGCTTCGTCGCCAAGCGGATCGTCGTCACGATCCCCCTGCTGCTCGGGGTTTCGGTGGTGACGTTCGCGCTCGTCCACCTCACGCCGGGCGACCCGGTGAGTCAGATGGTCGCGCTGAACCCGGACATCACGAGCGCCCAGGAGACCCAGATACGCCGCCAGTACGGCTTGAATCGCCCCATCTGGGTACAGTACGTCGACTGGCTCGCGGGCGTCGTCCGGGGCGACTTCGGGGAGGTGATCGGAACGAACCGCCCAGTTTCGGACATCGTCTGGGCGCGCCTGCCCGAGACGATCGCCCTGGGGCTCTTCGGCTGGGTGTTCGCGATCGTGATCGCCATTCCGACCGGCATCTACGCGGCGGTCAACAAGGACCAGCTGGGCGACGACGTGAGCCGGGTCATCGCCCTCTCGGGCATCTCGATCCCGAACTTCTGGCTCGGCCTCCTGTTGATCCTGATCTTCGCCGTCATCCTGGGCTACTGGCCGGTGCTGGCGCCGCGCGAGCCGCTGTACCACCCGGACATGCTGTGGTACCTGATCCTGCCGGGGCTCACCATCGGGACCGCCTCGTCGGCCATCCTGATGCGGATCATGCGCTCGTCGATGACCGAGCAGCTCAACCGGGACTACGTGACGGCCGCGCGAGCGAAGGGGCTGCCCGAGCGGACGGTCGTACTCAAACACGTCCTCCGCAACTCGCTGATCTCGGTCGCGACGGTCGCCGCCTTCCTCACCGCGAGCATCATCTCCGGGTCGGTCGTCGTCGAGGTGGTCTTCAGCTGGCCTGGGCTGGGCCGGGAGTTCATTACCGCGATCCAGGCGCGCCAGATCGACCTCATCCTGGCGATCACCCTGTTCACCGGCGTCGCGATCATCCTGGCGAACCTGCTCGCCGACATCGCCTACGCGCTGCTCGACCCGCGCATCAGAGACGAGTACTGA
- a CDS encoding ABC transporter substrate-binding protein — MSHGGFLSSTRRRVLGMVGGASVAGLAGVPGFSAQDDGDLDPVRDRVEVDPADIVEGGTLRVGLVLDPDTFDQPQSVEAPASIVHNLFWESLVATDAAGRIYPWLASSYELVETQAIDRSAYEEYMTTVPIEDGAPVADEQVVAIHPNIDLAEDDEAQVLTVDEAGDAVEDGTFGMQYRYQIHVGIEFHNGEELTAENVVQSYERWEQSANAGQVFDQFLHAVAEDDYTVSIYAQVPDAEAELDNIWPVYPSMQTDIPLGDWDPIEGNPPVGTGPWVFEEYEEQNFITVSRNENYWMEQLGLDSKEWWDGPDAFPASPVIDAIEMEIVPEDSTRAAALETGELDLTYNLTADQKTSFDRADGFRVPTTSGGSYLFVQFPVTVEPFDDRRVRRAINHLIPRTNIVETIEQGWAEEAWAPLPELAADVGTTDYDQLVENLRPYNEYDPQRAQELLQEAGVEPPISVTFQTNSDNDDRVRKAQFIVESLNASNLFDATLETPGDLTTFVGILFDPEYYTQGNVAMVGLSGTFNPHSFVEAIHHPNQFLECCNGNIPPGSLPEDFVEQMDAAQYGIEIVDDPQLRAQRYDELWQRFVEINANSIVDFELQTAALDDAALYGYNMYPFVTGLLSYGLWNPMDQQITYIDRN; from the coding sequence ATGTCACACGGTGGCTTCCTGTCGTCGACGCGGCGGCGGGTACTCGGAATGGTCGGCGGGGCGAGCGTGGCCGGGCTCGCGGGGGTCCCGGGGTTCTCGGCACAGGACGACGGCGACCTCGATCCGGTCCGCGATCGCGTCGAGGTCGATCCGGCGGACATCGTCGAGGGCGGGACGCTCCGGGTCGGCCTCGTACTCGATCCGGACACGTTCGATCAACCTCAGAGCGTCGAGGCGCCGGCCTCGATCGTCCACAACCTGTTCTGGGAGTCCCTGGTGGCGACCGACGCCGCCGGGCGGATCTACCCCTGGCTGGCCTCGTCGTACGAACTCGTCGAGACGCAGGCCATTGATCGATCGGCCTACGAGGAGTACATGACCACCGTCCCGATCGAGGACGGGGCGCCCGTCGCCGACGAGCAGGTCGTGGCGATCCACCCGAACATCGACCTCGCCGAGGACGACGAGGCGCAGGTGCTGACGGTGGACGAGGCGGGTGACGCCGTCGAGGACGGCACCTTCGGGATGCAGTATCGCTACCAGATCCACGTGGGGATCGAGTTCCACAACGGCGAGGAACTCACCGCCGAGAACGTCGTCCAGTCCTACGAGCGCTGGGAGCAGTCCGCGAACGCGGGGCAGGTCTTCGACCAGTTCCTGCACGCCGTCGCGGAGGACGACTACACGGTCAGCATCTACGCGCAGGTGCCCGACGCGGAGGCGGAACTCGACAACATCTGGCCGGTGTACCCCTCGATGCAAACCGACATCCCGCTCGGCGACTGGGATCCGATCGAGGGCAACCCGCCCGTCGGCACGGGCCCGTGGGTCTTCGAGGAGTACGAGGAGCAGAACTTCATCACCGTCTCGCGCAACGAGAACTACTGGATGGAGCAACTCGGCCTCGATTCGAAGGAGTGGTGGGACGGCCCCGACGCGTTCCCGGCGAGTCCCGTCATCGACGCGATCGAGATGGAGATCGTCCCCGAGGACTCGACCCGGGCGGCGGCCCTCGAAACCGGCGAACTCGATCTGACGTACAACCTGACCGCGGATCAGAAGACCAGCTTCGACCGGGCCGACGGCTTTCGCGTCCCGACGACCTCGGGCGGGTCGTACCTGTTCGTCCAGTTCCCGGTCACCGTGGAACCGTTCGACGACAGGCGGGTCAGGCGGGCCATCAACCACCTGATTCCGCGAACGAACATCGTCGAGACGATCGAACAGGGCTGGGCCGAGGAAGCCTGGGCGCCGCTGCCGGAACTCGCCGCTGACGTCGGGACGACCGACTACGATCAGCTCGTCGAGAATCTCCGGCCGTACAACGAGTACGACCCGCAACGGGCCCAGGAACTCCTCCAGGAGGCCGGCGTCGAGCCGCCGATCTCCGTCACCTTCCAGACGAATTCGGACAACGACGACCGCGTCCGGAAGGCCCAGTTCATCGTCGAGTCGCTCAACGCGTCGAACCTCTTCGACGCCACCCTGGAGACGCCCGGCGACCTCACCACGTTCGTCGGCATCCTGTTCGATCCGGAGTACTACACGCAGGGTAACGTCGCGATGGTGGGCCTCTCGGGGACGTTCAACCCGCACAGCTTCGTCGAGGCGATCCACCACCCGAACCAGTTCCTCGAGTGCTGTAACGGGAACATCCCGCCGGGCTCGCTGCCCGAGGACTTCGTCGAGCAGATGGACGCCGCCCAGTACGGCATCGAAATCGTCGACGATCCCCAGCTGCGAGCCCAGCGCTACGACGAACTCTGGCAGCGCTTCGTCGAGATCAACGCGAACTCGATCGTCGACTTCGAACTCCAGACGGCCGCGCTCGACGACGCCGCGCTCTACGGCTACAACATGTACCCGTTCGTCACGGGGCTGCTGAGTTACGGCCTCTGGAACCCGATGGACCAGCAGATAACCTACATCGACCGCAACTGA
- a CDS encoding S9 family peptidase has product MPAYDIERYLNVRSAGGASFGPDGERLSFLLNTTGTNQVWTLDGPERWPEQRTFYDERVTFASWSPERPEFVFGMDEGGNERAQLYRLDAETGRIENLTDRPDAKHRWGGWSHDGDCFAFASNRRDEAVFDVYVQGRDETGDAATMVYEGDGWLSPAGWSPDDSRLLVSEAHASFDQDLHVLDLETGELDHLTPHDGDVRYQSASWAPDGDGLYLVTDQETDTLSLAYLDLDEARAAARDGAESTPLTVLEDGDGWNVDGIALDDDSGRFVYSRNVEGYTELTVGELDDTDPTAFETFPEPDLPGGVAGGVSFDPDAERFACTATGDTTNANVWVVDVETGDAERWTDAPTAGIPRETFDESELVHVESFDELAVPGFLTLPQGANEDARTSAEDGAPVIVDIHGGPESQRRPSFSGVKQYFLDRGYAYFEPNVRGSSGYGTEYASLDDAENRMDSVADVAACVEWLSDQAAVDPDRIACMGGSYGGFMVLAALTEYPHLWAAGVDVVGIANFVTFLENTGDWRRSLREAEYGSLEDDREFLESISPINHVDEIEAPLFVLHGENDPRVPVGEAEQIVEEARERGVPTRKLIFPDEGHGFSKLENRIEAYSQVSDFLGEHV; this is encoded by the coding sequence GTGCCAGCCTACGACATCGAACGCTACCTCAACGTCCGATCGGCCGGGGGTGCATCGTTCGGCCCCGACGGCGAACGCCTCTCGTTCCTGCTGAACACCACGGGAACGAACCAGGTGTGGACGCTCGACGGCCCCGAGCGCTGGCCCGAGCAGCGGACCTTCTACGACGAGCGCGTCACCTTCGCCTCGTGGTCGCCCGAGCGCCCGGAATTCGTCTTCGGCATGGACGAGGGCGGCAACGAGCGCGCCCAGCTCTACCGCCTCGACGCGGAAACCGGCCGGATCGAGAATCTCACCGACCGCCCGGACGCCAAACACCGCTGGGGCGGCTGGAGCCACGACGGCGACTGCTTCGCCTTCGCTTCGAACCGCCGCGACGAGGCCGTCTTCGACGTCTACGTCCAGGGTCGCGACGAGACGGGCGACGCCGCGACGATGGTCTACGAAGGCGACGGCTGGCTCTCGCCCGCCGGCTGGAGCCCGGACGACTCGCGCCTGCTCGTCTCGGAGGCCCACGCGAGCTTCGACCAAGACCTCCACGTGCTCGATCTCGAGACGGGAGAGCTGGACCACCTCACGCCCCACGACGGCGACGTTCGCTACCAGAGCGCCAGCTGGGCCCCCGACGGCGACGGGCTCTACCTCGTCACCGACCAGGAGACCGACACCCTCTCGCTCGCGTACCTCGACCTCGACGAAGCGCGCGCCGCGGCCCGCGACGGCGCCGAGTCGACCCCGCTCACCGTCCTCGAGGACGGCGACGGCTGGAACGTCGACGGGATCGCGCTCGACGACGACTCCGGCCGGTTCGTCTACTCGCGCAACGTCGAGGGCTACACCGAACTGACGGTCGGCGAACTCGACGATACGGATCCAACCGCGTTCGAGACCTTTCCCGAGCCCGACCTTCCCGGGGGCGTCGCCGGCGGCGTCTCGTTCGATCCCGACGCCGAGCGCTTCGCCTGCACGGCGACGGGCGACACCACCAACGCGAACGTCTGGGTCGTCGACGTCGAGACCGGCGACGCCGAGCGCTGGACCGACGCCCCGACCGCGGGCATCCCCCGCGAGACGTTCGACGAATCGGAGCTGGTTCACGTCGAGAGCTTCGACGAACTCGCGGTGCCCGGCTTCCTCACGCTGCCGCAGGGTGCGAACGAAGACGCGAGGACGAGTGCCGAGGACGGCGCACCCGTCATCGTGGACATCCACGGCGGGCCCGAGAGCCAGCGCCGACCCTCCTTCTCCGGCGTCAAGCAGTACTTCCTCGATCGCGGCTACGCCTACTTCGAGCCCAACGTCCGCGGCTCCTCGGGCTACGGTACCGAGTACGCGAGCCTCGACGACGCGGAGAATCGCATGGACTCGGTCGCCGACGTCGCGGCCTGCGTCGAGTGGCTGTCCGACCAGGCGGCGGTCGACCCCGACCGCATCGCCTGCATGGGCGGCTCTTACGGCGGGTTCATGGTGCTCGCCGCGCTCACCGAGTACCCCCACCTGTGGGCCGCCGGCGTCGACGTCGTCGGCATCGCCAACTTCGTCACCTTCCTCGAGAACACGGGCGACTGGCGCCGCTCGCTGCGCGAGGCGGAGTACGGCTCGCTCGAGGACGATCGCGAGTTCCTCGAATCCATCTCGCCGATCAACCACGTCGACGAGATCGAGGCGCCGCTGTTCGTCCTCCACGGCGAGAACGACCCGCGCGTCCCCGTCGGCGAGGCCGAACAGATCGTCGAGGAAGCCCGCGAACGCGGCGTTCCCACCCGCAAGCTGATCTTCCCGGACGAGGGCCACGGCTTCAGCAAGCTCGAGAACCGCATCGAGGCCTACTCCCAGGTGTCGGACTTCCTCGGCGAACACGTGTAG
- a CDS encoding MarR family transcriptional regulator, with protein sequence MPVDFEQYQPTDLPREETNGRRILEFLAANPETGFRTTELAEELDIPRGSVGTTLARLESRGFVRHKGVYWAIDPDGYDANAASSIGLDTVATEFADDYYDRNQGWDEELPDLEEVEGTGDGAEEH encoded by the coding sequence GTGCCCGTCGACTTCGAGCAGTATCAACCGACGGATCTGCCGCGAGAGGAGACGAACGGCCGTCGAATCCTCGAGTTTCTGGCTGCGAACCCGGAGACGGGGTTCCGAACGACCGAACTCGCCGAGGAACTCGACATTCCGCGCGGTAGCGTCGGCACCACGCTCGCTCGACTCGAGTCCCGCGGATTCGTCCGTCACAAGGGCGTGTATTGGGCAATCGACCCCGACGGTTACGACGCCAACGCCGCGAGCAGTATCGGACTGGATACGGTCGCGACCGAATTCGCTGACGACTACTACGATCGGAATCAGGGCTGGGACGAGGAGTTACCCGACCTCGAAGAGGTGGAAGGAACCGGTGACGGGGCGGAGGAGCACTGA
- a CDS encoding ABC transporter ATP-binding protein gives MPAIETTGLTKRFGEDVVAVDDLDLTVEEGEVFGFLGPNGAGKSTTINVLLDFVRPTAGSARVLGRDAQDESAAIRRRIGVLPEGAELYDRLTGREHLAWIARTNGVAETVDIDATLDRVGLPPDEGSRPVGGYSKGMAQRLAFGMAILGDPELLILDEPSSGLDPTGMQELRAIIREEAETGTTVFFSSHILGEVEAVCDRLGIMNEGRLVATGTLDALRDDLDLDASVSLEVDAVPDDLDLASVDGVRAVEADGTTLTVSVDDPTRKIDAIRRVDERATVRDVRSTDTSLEQLFNTYTGNGAAEPDSSAADSAGNGAETAAEVGR, from the coding sequence ATGCCAGCTATCGAGACGACCGGACTCACCAAGCGCTTCGGCGAGGACGTCGTCGCCGTCGACGACCTCGACCTGACCGTCGAGGAGGGGGAGGTCTTCGGCTTCCTCGGCCCCAACGGCGCGGGCAAGTCGACGACGATCAACGTCCTCCTGGATTTCGTCCGCCCGACGGCGGGTAGCGCGCGAGTCCTCGGCCGCGACGCGCAGGACGAATCGGCCGCGATCCGGCGACGGATCGGCGTCCTCCCCGAGGGCGCGGAACTGTACGACCGGCTGACCGGCCGCGAGCACCTCGCCTGGATCGCCCGAACGAACGGGGTCGCCGAGACGGTCGACATCGACGCGACGCTCGATCGCGTCGGGCTCCCCCCGGACGAGGGCTCGCGGCCGGTCGGCGGCTACTCGAAGGGGATGGCCCAGCGGCTCGCGTTCGGGATGGCCATCCTCGGCGATCCGGAGCTGCTGATCCTCGATGAACCCTCCTCGGGACTGGACCCGACCGGCATGCAGGAGCTGCGGGCGATCATCCGCGAGGAGGCCGAGACGGGAACGACCGTCTTCTTCTCGAGTCACATCCTGGGCGAGGTCGAGGCCGTCTGCGACCGCCTCGGGATCATGAACGAGGGCCGACTCGTCGCGACCGGCACGCTCGACGCGCTCCGGGACGACCTCGATCTGGACGCGTCGGTCAGCCTCGAAGTCGACGCGGTCCCGGACGACCTCGATCTCGCGTCGGTCGACGGCGTCCGCGCGGTCGAGGCGGACGGGACGACCCTCACCGTTTCGGTCGACGACCCGACCCGGAAGATCGACGCGATCCGCCGCGTCGACGAGCGGGCCACCGTCCGCGACGTCCGCTCGACGGACACCTCGCTCGAACAGCTGTTCAACACCTACACCGGCAACGGCGCGGCGGAGCCGGATTCGTCGGCGGCCGATTCCGCCGGTAACGGCGCCGAGACGGCGGCAGAGGTGGGCCGATGA
- a CDS encoding ABC transporter permease has translation MSVADVVSKDILDVRRAKIIWAVAGLYTLVTAAFVYWGTEAQPPDGWSGVYMALWNFAFVGALFVPAIALVAAYLAVAGERESGSIKYLLSTPIRRRDVVLGKYVSRAAVVAVSLIVAFVVAAALALVWFDEFPADVFVGLSLLTIVFALAYVAIAITVSATTASRSRAMGGALAVYFVTNLLILFGQLSILGALQYALNDLLGLGVGDQPIQFVGLLISPTQAYLASTTLAFPDDLVAAMPNAGDPADLVWYLQPETALAILLAWTVVPLALGVRQFERADLG, from the coding sequence ATGAGCGTCGCCGACGTCGTCTCCAAGGACATCCTCGACGTCCGTCGTGCGAAGATCATCTGGGCCGTCGCCGGCCTCTACACGCTCGTCACGGCCGCCTTCGTCTACTGGGGGACGGAAGCCCAGCCGCCCGACGGCTGGTCGGGCGTCTACATGGCCCTGTGGAACTTCGCGTTCGTCGGCGCGCTGTTCGTCCCGGCGATCGCCCTCGTCGCCGCCTACCTCGCCGTCGCCGGAGAGCGCGAGTCGGGCAGCATCAAGTACCTCCTCTCGACGCCGATCCGCCGACGCGACGTCGTCCTCGGCAAGTACGTCTCCCGCGCGGCGGTCGTCGCCGTCTCACTGATCGTCGCGTTCGTCGTCGCCGCGGCCCTCGCACTCGTCTGGTTCGACGAGTTCCCGGCCGACGTCTTCGTCGGCCTGTCGCTGCTCACGATCGTCTTCGCGCTCGCCTACGTCGCGATCGCGATCACCGTCTCCGCGACGACGGCCAGCCGGTCCCGCGCGATGGGCGGCGCCCTCGCCGTCTACTTCGTGACGAACCTGCTGATCCTGTTCGGGCAGCTCTCAATCCTCGGCGCCCTGCAGTACGCGTTGAACGATCTCCTCGGGCTCGGCGTCGGCGACCAGCCGATCCAGTTCGTCGGATTGCTCATCAGTCCGACGCAAGCGTACCTCGCCTCGACCACGCTCGCGTTTCCGGACGACCTCGTCGCCGCCATGCCCAACGCCGGCGATCCCGCCGATCTGGTGTGGTACCTCCAGCCCGAGACCGCACTCGCGATCCTGCTCGCCTGGACCGTCGTCCCGCTCGCCCTCGGCGTCCGGCAGTTCGAACGTGCGGATCTGGGGTGA
- a CDS encoding NAD(P)-dependent glycerol-1-phosphate dehydrogenase, which yields MFEKSSWIRLPRNVVVGHGVLEEVVPVVEDLHLDGRPLIVTSPTPREVAADPIVADFEAAGIDPAMVTVETASFDEVERVIETVEAEEAAYLIGVGGGKAIDIAKMASHHCSIGFCSVPTAASHDGIVSNRGSVPEGDTRHSVAAKPPLAVVADTGILAEAPWRLTTAGCADIISNYTAVMDWRLAHRLKNVEYSGFAGALSEMTAEILVDNADSVRPGLEEAAWIVTKALVSSGVAMSIADSSRPASGAEHLFSHQLDRLAPGAALHGHQVGVGSIMTAYLHGGEKGFWLDIRNALESIDAPTTAAELGIDDEIVIEALTTCHEIRDRYTILGDGMDADAAREVARKTGVIG from the coding sequence ATGTTCGAGAAGTCCTCGTGGATCCGCCTGCCGCGCAACGTCGTGGTGGGCCACGGCGTGCTCGAGGAGGTCGTCCCGGTCGTCGAGGACCTGCACCTCGACGGCCGACCCCTGATCGTGACCAGTCCGACGCCGCGCGAGGTGGCGGCCGATCCGATCGTCGCGGACTTCGAGGCGGCCGGGATCGACCCGGCGATGGTGACCGTCGAGACGGCCTCGTTCGACGAAGTCGAGCGGGTCATCGAGACCGTCGAGGCCGAGGAAGCCGCGTACCTGATCGGCGTCGGCGGCGGGAAGGCCATCGACATCGCGAAGATGGCGAGTCATCACTGCTCGATCGGCTTTTGCTCGGTGCCGACGGCCGCGAGTCACGACGGGATCGTCTCGAACCGGGGATCTGTGCCGGAGGGCGACACTCGCCACAGCGTCGCCGCCAAGCCGCCGCTGGCGGTCGTCGCGGACACGGGCATCCTGGCGGAGGCGCCCTGGCGGCTCACCACCGCCGGCTGTGCGGACATCATCTCGAACTACACCGCGGTGATGGACTGGCGCCTGGCCCACCGGCTGAAGAACGTCGAGTACTCCGGCTTCGCCGGCGCGCTCTCGGAGATGACCGCCGAGATCCTCGTCGACAACGCCGACTCGGTCCGCCCCGGTCTCGAGGAGGCCGCCTGGATCGTCACGAAGGCGCTGGTCTCCTCGGGCGTCGCGATGTCGATCGCCGACTCCTCGCGACCGGCCAGCGGCGCCGAGCACCTCTTCTCCCACCAGCTCGACCGACTGGCCCCCGGCGCGGCCCTCCACGGCCACCAGGTCGGCGTCGGCTCGATCATGACCGCCTACCTCCACGGCGGCGAGAAGGGATTCTGGCTGGACATTCGCAACGCCCTGGAGAGCATCGACGCGCCGACGACGGCCGCCGAGCTCGGCATCGACGACGAGATCGTGATCGAGGCGCTGACGACCTGCCACGAGATCCGCGATCGCTACACCATCCTCGGCGACGGGATGGACGCCGACGCCGCCCGCGAGGTCGCGAGGAAGACCGGCGTGATCGGATAG